One part of the Rhodothermales bacterium genome encodes these proteins:
- the pyk gene encoding pyruvate kinase gives MSRRTKIICTLGPASSDPGTIRALIDAGMDVARLNFSHGSHEDHRKRILDVREAAAAAGRDVAILQDLQGPKIRVGDIDNGAMLIHKGQRLVLTPDPDGQSEDRIYVSYATLARDVDAGGRILLDDGLLELQVMGLEGEDVVTEVIVGGMLRSRKGVNLPHIRTSTPALTEKDIADLEFGLSMDVDLIALSFVRDETDVANLVQRIRTSGKQVQVIAKIEKPEAVQNIDQIMKKADGIMVARGDLGIEMPMAQVPTTQKMIIRKCRRAAKPVITATQMLESMIENPRPTRAEASDVANAVYDGSDAVMLSGETAAGKHPTRVVEAMSQIILETERQGFQMPLGPESEWISKALTESVSYTAYQLACQVGASAIACLTSSGTTARSIARHRPGMPLYAFTNHEKVVKQLALLWGTKAFAIPFQRDTDQGVKLVHDLLKKHQLVSPGDRVVVTAGMPLPARGRTNMIHVTQV, from the coding sequence ATGTCCCGTCGCACGAAGATCATCTGCACCCTAGGTCCTGCCTCCTCCGATCCCGGCACCATCCGTGCGTTGATCGATGCCGGGATGGACGTCGCGCGGCTTAATTTTTCGCACGGTTCGCACGAGGATCACCGCAAGCGCATCCTCGACGTGCGCGAGGCCGCCGCCGCCGCCGGCCGGGACGTGGCGATCCTGCAGGACCTCCAGGGGCCCAAAATCCGTGTCGGAGACATCGACAACGGCGCCATGCTGATCCACAAGGGGCAGCGGCTCGTGCTCACCCCGGATCCGGACGGGCAAAGCGAAGATCGCATCTACGTCAGCTATGCCACCCTCGCGCGCGACGTCGATGCCGGCGGCCGCATCCTGCTGGACGACGGCCTGCTGGAACTCCAGGTGATGGGGTTGGAAGGTGAGGATGTCGTCACCGAAGTGATCGTGGGGGGCATGCTGCGTTCCCGAAAAGGCGTCAATCTGCCCCACATCCGCACGTCCACGCCGGCGCTCACCGAGAAAGACATCGCCGACCTCGAGTTCGGTCTCTCCATGGATGTCGACCTCATCGCCCTCTCGTTCGTCCGCGACGAGACCGACGTCGCCAACCTGGTGCAGCGCATCCGGACGTCCGGCAAACAGGTGCAGGTCATCGCGAAGATCGAGAAGCCCGAGGCCGTGCAGAACATCGATCAGATCATGAAAAAGGCCGACGGCATCATGGTGGCCCGCGGCGATCTCGGGATCGAGATGCCGATGGCCCAGGTGCCCACCACCCAGAAGATGATCATCCGCAAGTGCCGGCGGGCGGCCAAGCCGGTCATCACCGCGACGCAGATGCTCGAAAGCATGATCGAAAACCCGCGCCCCACCCGCGCCGAAGCGAGCGACGTGGCCAACGCCGTGTACGACGGCAGCGACGCCGTTATGCTGTCGGGGGAGACGGCAGCCGGCAAACACCCGACGCGGGTGGTCGAGGCGATGTCCCAGATCATCCTCGAAACGGAGCGGCAGGGTTTCCAGATGCCGCTGGGCCCGGAATCGGAATGGATATCGAAGGCCCTGACCGAATCGGTCAGCTATACGGCCTATCAGCTGGCCTGCCAGGTGGGCGCGAGCGCGATTGCCTGCCTGACCAGCTCCGGCACGACGGCCCGCTCGATCGCACGCCATCGGCCAGGAATGCCGCTTTACGCCTTTACAAACCATGAAAAGGTCGTCAAGCAGCTGGCCCTGCTCTGGGGAACAAAAGCCTTTGCGATTCCTTTTCAACGGGATACCGATCAGGGCGTCAAACTGGTGCACGACCTGCTGAAGAAACACCAGCTCGTCTCCCCCGGAGACCGCGTGGTGGTCACCGCCGGTATGCCGCTCCCCGCTCGCGGGCGCACGAATATGATCCACGTCACCCAGGTCTAG
- a CDS encoding HAMP domain-containing sensor histidine kinase, whose amino-acid sequence MFNRIKPSWMLLMAVSMAILLPGLAFLQYRWIGQLSASELERMRANLNTGAEYFHDAFDREISPLRWLFRVSLAGSTDEVANQLALNYRHWERMTEHPSLIEHVYWIDYQSRHAVRLHELDPSTGTLHEIPWPDRLLPWREYIVLRNELQRKALEATPALDPQEADAALQAFRARNASLLAETPAIPIPISIDPEIAAEDLLSNLDATIQGRAGHTLLLLNRSYLVDSMLTNLAAEFAGTNDDMGYNVMVVSQDDANQVIFRSDTTLTLEDFKRPDAVHYLGGGFFWQRQPLTPSSMIVRGYTALANRDSSFANLLLTRAESGWWPALHDSLAYETVAHEAPFPLQAVLRMARENDVEGKLTTDYLLSALSRLQDEAMDRNPMPPQRAPADSTANNEDDGRHAWKMLLKHRAGSLEASVRANRTRNLFMSFGILLLLGSAVALLYNSSRRARILAEQQMEFVAGISHELRTPLAVIHSAAENLADGVVQNADQSKRYGDLIRKEGRRLTEMVEQVLELAGVQSGRKRYTFRQASLTNTIEQAISSCDGALREADFTVSKHIAPDLPELVIDDRSIQTALRNLITNAIKYSDQSTWLGIEAQVAKNGKGPEVQITVRDKGSGIPASELPYIFDRFYRGHAVREAQIHGNGLGLSLVRSTAEAHGGRVSVVSEPGKGSAFTLHIPLRTMEEPETAASPLKA is encoded by the coding sequence ATGTTCAATCGCATTAAACCTTCCTGGATGCTCCTGATGGCCGTGAGCATGGCCATCCTGCTTCCCGGACTCGCCTTTCTACAGTACCGCTGGATCGGCCAGTTGAGCGCGAGCGAACTGGAGCGGATGCGCGCGAATCTGAACACCGGCGCCGAATACTTCCACGACGCCTTCGACCGGGAGATTTCGCCGCTCCGGTGGCTGTTCCGCGTCAGCCTCGCCGGCTCGACGGACGAGGTCGCGAACCAGCTCGCCCTGAACTACCGACACTGGGAGCGGATGACCGAACATCCGTCGCTTATCGAGCACGTGTACTGGATCGATTACCAGAGCCGGCACGCCGTCCGCCTGCACGAACTGGATCCATCCACCGGCACGCTCCATGAGATCCCGTGGCCCGACCGGCTGCTGCCCTGGCGCGAGTACATCGTGCTCCGCAACGAGTTGCAGCGCAAGGCCCTTGAGGCGACGCCTGCCCTCGACCCCCAGGAAGCCGACGCCGCGCTGCAGGCCTTTCGCGCCCGGAATGCCTCGCTGCTCGCCGAAACGCCCGCGATCCCCATCCCCATCTCCATCGATCCCGAGATCGCCGCCGAAGACCTGCTCTCGAACCTCGACGCCACCATTCAGGGGCGCGCCGGCCACACCCTGCTGCTGCTCAACAGGTCGTACCTCGTCGATTCCATGCTGACCAACCTCGCCGCCGAGTTCGCGGGGACCAACGACGACATGGGGTACAACGTGATGGTGGTGAGCCAGGACGATGCGAATCAGGTCATCTTCCGGTCGGACACGACGCTTACCCTGGAGGATTTCAAGCGCCCGGACGCCGTGCATTACCTCGGCGGGGGGTTTTTCTGGCAGCGCCAGCCCCTCACCCCCAGCTCGATGATCGTCCGCGGCTATACGGCGCTGGCCAACCGGGACAGTAGTTTCGCCAACTTGCTGCTGACCCGCGCGGAGTCCGGGTGGTGGCCCGCCCTCCACGACAGCCTCGCCTACGAAACGGTCGCCCACGAAGCGCCTTTCCCGCTCCAGGCGGTGCTCCGTATGGCGCGCGAAAACGATGTCGAGGGCAAGTTGACGACGGACTACCTGCTGAGCGCCCTGTCGCGGCTGCAGGACGAGGCGATGGACCGGAACCCGATGCCGCCGCAGCGTGCGCCGGCGGACAGCACCGCGAACAACGAGGATGACGGCCGGCATGCCTGGAAGATGCTGCTCAAGCACCGCGCCGGCTCGCTCGAGGCCTCTGTCCGGGCGAACCGCACCCGCAACCTCTTCATGAGCTTCGGCATCCTGCTGCTGCTCGGGTCGGCCGTGGCGCTGCTTTATAACTCCTCGCGTCGGGCGCGCATCCTGGCCGAGCAGCAGATGGAATTCGTCGCCGGCATCTCGCACGAGCTGCGCACTCCGCTGGCCGTGATCCACTCCGCGGCCGAGAACCTGGCCGACGGCGTCGTGCAGAACGCAGATCAGTCGAAACGCTATGGCGACCTGATCCGCAAGGAAGGCCGGCGCCTGACGGAGATGGTCGAGCAGGTGCTCGAACTCGCCGGCGTGCAGTCTGGCCGAAAACGGTACACCTTCCGGCAGGCGTCGTTGACGAACACCATCGAACAGGCGATTTCATCCTGCGACGGCGCTCTGCGCGAAGCCGACTTCACCGTCTCGAAACACATCGCCCCCGACCTCCCCGAACTCGTCATCGACGACCGGTCGATCCAGACGGCGCTCCGCAACCTGATCACGAACGCGATCAAATACAGCGATCAAAGCACCTGGCTGGGCATCGAGGCGCAGGTGGCGAAGAACGGCAAAGGGCCGGAAGTACAGATCACGGTGCGCGACAAGGGGAGCGGCATACCCGCCTCCGAGCTGCCCTACATTTTCGACCGTTTCTACCGCGGGCACGCCGTCCGCGAGGCGCAGATCCACGGCAACGGACTCGGCCTCAGCCTGGTCAGGTCGACGGCCGAAGCACACGGCGGACGCGTGTCGGTGGTGAGCGAGCCCGGCAAGGGCAGCGCGTTCACCCTGCACATCCCGCTGCGAACCATGGAAGAGCCCGAGACGGCGGCATCACCCCTGAAAGCATGA
- a CDS encoding response regulator transcription factor has protein sequence MSKRILLIEDEPGLVLTLTDRLASEGYSVTSRGDGESGLQTALSESFELVLLDVMLPKKSGFDVCQELRKRDIRTPILMLTARGQVVDKVVGLKIGADDYLTKPFEMPELIARIEALLRRAGTTNGHQTAEVHQFGDVEVDFRRAEVRRAGDIVDLSAKEFQLLRYFIEHRGATLSRDELLNEVWGYNSLPSTRTIDVHVAWLRQKLEPNPRHPQYILTVHGLGYKFAE, from the coding sequence ATGAGCAAGCGCATTCTGCTGATTGAAGACGAGCCGGGCCTCGTGCTCACCCTGACCGATCGGTTGGCGAGCGAAGGGTACAGCGTGACGAGCCGCGGCGACGGCGAGTCCGGGCTGCAGACGGCCCTGTCGGAATCGTTCGAGCTGGTTCTGCTGGACGTCATGCTCCCCAAAAAGAGCGGCTTCGATGTCTGCCAGGAGCTGCGGAAGCGCGATATCCGCACCCCGATCCTGATGCTTACGGCGCGGGGGCAGGTCGTGGACAAGGTCGTCGGCCTCAAGATCGGCGCCGACGACTACCTGACGAAGCCCTTCGAGATGCCCGAGCTGATCGCCCGGATCGAGGCGCTGCTGCGGCGCGCCGGCACGACGAACGGCCACCAGACCGCCGAGGTTCATCAATTCGGCGACGTCGAGGTGGACTTCCGCCGCGCGGAGGTGCGCCGCGCCGGCGACATCGTCGATCTCTCCGCCAAGGAATTCCAGCTGTTGCGGTATTTCATCGAACACCGCGGCGCCACCCTGTCCCGCGACGAACTCCTCAACGAGGTCTGGGGCTACAATTCCCTCCCCTCCACGCGCACGATCGACGTCCACGTCGCCTGGCTCCGTCAGAAACTCGAGCCCAATCCCCGGCACCCGCAGTACATCCTCACCGTGCACGGCCTCGGCTACAAGTTCGCCGAGTAG
- a CDS encoding Gfo/Idh/MocA family oxidoreductase has translation MDTVAWGIIGCGDVTEVKSGPALRKTANASLVAVMRRDAGKARDYAERHGVPRWYDDAQALIDDPEVSAIYVATPPDTHEVYTVAAARAGKPVLVEKPMAPDAAACRRMIDACARAGVPLFVAYYRRALPRFEAMRRLIQSGAIGAPRVVSIRHFLREGQMPAQPWKVDPTVNGGGFFVDMQSHTLDWLDHVFGPAEAARGIAVHQAGRYAAEDAVSFSLRFGGGVIANGLCGYATAREEEGVTVYGSEGEVSMPFFRPGPLRLVTGTGEVCTEHPDPPHVHQPLIASVVAHLLGQGVCASTGESALRTTRVIDAILADLSTR, from the coding sequence ATGGATACGGTTGCCTGGGGCATCATCGGATGCGGCGACGTTACGGAGGTCAAGAGCGGGCCGGCGCTTCGGAAGACGGCGAACGCCTCGCTGGTGGCTGTCATGCGCCGCGACGCCGGAAAAGCGCGCGACTACGCCGAGCGCCACGGCGTCCCCCGGTGGTACGACGACGCGCAGGCCCTGATCGACGACCCCGAGGTGAGCGCGATCTATGTCGCCACGCCGCCCGACACGCACGAGGTCTACACGGTGGCCGCGGCGCGCGCCGGCAAGCCCGTGCTGGTAGAGAAACCCATGGCGCCTGACGCCGCGGCGTGCCGGCGGATGATCGATGCCTGCGCGCGCGCCGGCGTGCCGCTGTTCGTGGCGTATTATCGGCGCGCGCTGCCCCGGTTCGAAGCCATGCGCCGGCTGATCCAGTCGGGCGCCATCGGCGCGCCGCGGGTGGTCTCGATCCGGCATTTCCTGCGCGAGGGCCAGATGCCGGCGCAACCCTGGAAGGTGGACCCCACGGTCAACGGCGGCGGCTTTTTTGTCGATATGCAATCCCATACGCTCGACTGGCTGGATCATGTATTCGGCCCGGCCGAAGCGGCGCGGGGCATCGCCGTCCACCAGGCCGGCCGGTATGCCGCGGAGGATGCGGTATCCTTCAGCCTGCGCTTCGGCGGCGGCGTGATCGCCAACGGGCTTTGCGGCTATGCCACTGCGCGCGAGGAAGAAGGTGTGACCGTGTACGGCTCGGAGGGCGAGGTCTCGATGCCCTTCTTTCGCCCCGGCCCGCTTCGCCTCGTCACCGGCACCGGCGAAGTATGCACTGAACACCCCGATCCCCCGCATGTGCACCAGCCGCTCATCGCGAGCGTGGTGGCGCACCTGCTTGGCCAGGGCGTCTGCGCGAGCACCGGCGAGAGCGCGCTTCGCACGACACGCGTCATCGACGCCATCCTGGCCGACCTATCCACCCGTTGA
- the yiaK gene encoding 3-dehydro-L-gulonate 2-dehydrogenase: protein MRLPFDDLVHTLQRLFLHKGYPPEAAALSARLIAETSRDGVYSHGLNRVPRVLAMIDNGSIVVDAKPSRIAGHGGFEQWDGGMGPGNVVAHACMARTLELAGEHGIGAVALRHTNHWMRGGTYGWQAADAGFIGLCWTNTNQNLPPWGGLSPRIGNNPIVMALPRPEGHVVIDMAMSQFSYGALDSYKKKGQRLPVPGGFDAAGALTDDPAAIEESGRALPIGYWKGSALSIVLDLVAAGLSGGDATCTIATDPLLERSLSQVFIAIKPLSPAFVARIADETVAHLHASPAVPGQSVHYPGERTLATRRDNLAHGIPVDAGVWAKIQQALAH, encoded by the coding sequence ATGCGCCTCCCCTTCGACGACCTCGTACACACCCTCCAGCGCCTCTTTCTCCACAAAGGGTATCCCCCCGAGGCAGCGGCGCTCAGCGCGCGGCTGATCGCGGAAACGAGCCGGGACGGCGTGTATTCGCACGGGCTGAACCGGGTGCCCCGTGTGCTCGCCATGATCGACAACGGCTCGATCGTGGTGGATGCGAAACCGAGCCGCATCGCCGGCCACGGCGGGTTTGAGCAATGGGACGGCGGGATGGGACCGGGCAACGTCGTCGCCCATGCCTGCATGGCCCGCACCCTCGAACTGGCGGGCGAACATGGCATCGGCGCGGTCGCGCTGCGGCATACGAACCACTGGATGCGGGGCGGCACGTACGGCTGGCAGGCCGCCGACGCCGGCTTCATCGGGCTGTGCTGGACCAACACCAACCAGAACCTCCCGCCCTGGGGCGGCCTGTCCCCGCGCATCGGCAACAACCCGATCGTCATGGCGCTGCCGCGTCCGGAAGGCCACGTGGTCATCGACATGGCGATGTCGCAGTTCTCGTACGGAGCGCTCGACTCCTACAAAAAGAAGGGGCAGCGCCTGCCCGTGCCGGGCGGTTTCGATGCGGCGGGCGCCCTGACCGACGACCCTGCGGCGATCGAGGAAAGCGGCCGGGCGCTGCCGATCGGCTACTGGAAGGGGTCGGCGCTGTCGATCGTCCTCGACCTGGTCGCCGCCGGCCTCTCCGGTGGCGACGCGACCTGCACCATCGCGACCGACCCGCTGCTGGAGCGCAGCCTTTCGCAGGTCTTCATCGCCATCAAACCGCTCTCGCCGGCCTTCGTCGCGCGCATCGCCGACGAGACGGTGGCGCATCTCCATGCGTCGCCGGCCGTCCCGGGGCAATCGGTGCATTACCCCGGCGAGCGCACGCTCGCCACGCGGCGGGACAATCTGGCGCACGGGATCCCCGTGGATGCCGGCGTG